One Actinospica robiniae DSM 44927 genomic region harbors:
- a CDS encoding IS3 family transposase — MHGEVCHADAGITRRKRRNLTKPDRAAGVVPDLIRREFSAPLPGLKLVGDISCFPTGGGWVYLATVLDLCSEELIGFAVAPHMWASLALEAISTAHRAGLVAGNAMMHTDRGSQYHSKLYRNALRRLEIRHSTSRTGSCLDGAATESFFATIKAEIGVSSWPDRAGAGRDIENWIRSYNERRLASALGYLTPSETRRAWQERIAMPA; from the coding sequence GTGCACGGTGAGGTATGCCACGCCGACGCGGGGATTACGCGGCGCAAGCGCCGGAATCTGACCAAGCCCGACCGGGCTGCCGGCGTTGTTCCGGATCTGATCCGGCGAGAGTTCAGCGCGCCGTTGCCCGGGCTGAAGCTCGTCGGAGACATCAGCTGCTTTCCGACGGGCGGGGGCTGGGTCTACCTCGCGACGGTCCTGGACCTGTGCAGCGAGGAGTTGATCGGGTTCGCAGTGGCGCCGCACATGTGGGCGAGTCTCGCGCTCGAGGCGATCAGCACGGCGCATCGAGCCGGGCTGGTCGCCGGCAACGCGATGATGCACACCGATAGGGGATCGCAGTATCACTCGAAGCTCTACCGCAACGCGCTGCGGCGCCTGGAGATCCGGCACAGTACGAGCCGCACGGGTTCGTGCCTGGACGGCGCCGCGACCGAGTCGTTCTTCGCCACGATCAAGGCGGAGATCGGCGTCTCGTCTTGGCCCGATCGGGCCGGCGCCGGCCGCGACATCGAGAACTGGATCAGGTCCTACAACGAGCGGCGCCTGGCCTCCGCGCTCGGCTATCTCACCCCGAGCGAGACGCGGCGCGCCTGGCAGGAGCGCATCGCAATGCCGGCATAA
- a CDS encoding TIGR03086 family metal-binding protein — MTNTGWTILDAAHTALRTVVAPLTEADLAKPTPCEQWTVAQVLQHAAGDQLAYVAAITGEGGPTDNPFAPSGTLDRSAAELAEAAISASAAAWATVPQSAETVPSPLPQGALAPQLAVGYCSLDAAVHAWDIAVATGQPSPLTPELAKRLMTAATELTEPLRGWGAYATAIAPENGDDEAAALLRYLGRRPEWTA, encoded by the coding sequence ATGACGAACACCGGCTGGACGATCCTCGACGCCGCCCACACTGCGCTGCGCACGGTCGTCGCTCCGCTGACGGAGGCGGACCTGGCGAAGCCGACGCCGTGCGAGCAGTGGACTGTCGCTCAGGTGCTCCAGCACGCCGCCGGAGACCAGCTCGCCTACGTCGCCGCGATCACCGGCGAGGGCGGCCCGACCGACAACCCCTTCGCGCCCTCCGGCACTCTCGACCGCTCCGCCGCCGAGCTCGCCGAGGCCGCGATCTCGGCCTCGGCCGCCGCCTGGGCCACGGTGCCCCAGAGCGCTGAGACCGTGCCCTCTCCGCTGCCTCAGGGCGCGCTGGCCCCGCAGCTCGCCGTCGGCTATTGCTCGCTCGACGCAGCCGTCCACGCCTGGGACATCGCCGTGGCCACCGGCCAGCCTTCCCCGCTGACGCCGGAGCTTGCCAAGCGGCTGATGACGGCAGCGACCGAACTGACCGAACCACTGCGCGGATGGGGGGCCTACGCTACGGCCATTGCGCCCGAGAACGGCGACGACGAGGCCGCGGCCCTTCTGCGCTACCTCGGCCGCCGGCCCGAGTGGACCGCGTGA
- a CDS encoding ABC transporter ATP-binding protein — MALALRSAMTAGMALITGALVGQVVQAAQHRPDHVAGVVVGYVAVLIVGQMMNLTDEPLRYLVLRAVDGAHRRAVSRWAGSPDGVAHLEDSARQDDLLLAASDPDNWTEGTVGQATWAQAILLNRWVGGLTGLAVIGRDDPLVCVLLLAGLVFFRAGQRSGFLGIVRVWAAQMVHRRRADYWTSLLTAPQPAKEVRIFGLGDWIGERHAEEAEAHLAPSRRAKMADMRRQWLWWAIATVIMTAAGYAVGLRALDGDVPIGRLSGDLTAVVLLFPLFAAGDMVLAMEAGLPRLLALDRLRRAVPGTGQPLPAAPDAAREVPPAVRFEGVSFAYPGTERRVLDGIDLEIRPGEVLAVVGLNGAGKSTLIKLLAAMYPPDAGRISLDGTDLYSVGAVRWRRQLSVVFQDFIRYEFSARDNIAAGDADHADAEDVAFAAEQAGIRELIEALPAGWETSLTAGVRGGVDLSGGQWQRVALARALLAVRTGARVLVLDEPTAHLDVHTEFEVFHQLIEAARGVSVVLISHRLSTVREADRIVLIEGGKVIESGSHQELIAAGGEYARLFRLQAEQFEDAATEEGDTASSEEEGVSHEAGVRR; from the coding sequence GTGGCGCTCGCCCTGCGCAGCGCCATGACGGCAGGGATGGCCCTGATCACCGGCGCCTTGGTCGGACAGGTCGTGCAGGCGGCGCAGCACCGCCCCGACCATGTGGCCGGCGTGGTGGTCGGATACGTCGCGGTGCTGATAGTCGGCCAGATGATGAACCTGACGGACGAACCCCTGCGGTACCTGGTGCTGCGGGCGGTCGACGGGGCACACCGACGCGCGGTCTCGCGCTGGGCCGGGTCGCCGGACGGCGTGGCGCACCTGGAGGACTCGGCGCGTCAGGACGATCTGCTGCTGGCCGCGTCGGATCCGGACAACTGGACCGAGGGCACAGTGGGCCAGGCGACGTGGGCGCAGGCGATCCTGCTGAACCGATGGGTCGGCGGCCTGACCGGCCTGGCGGTGATCGGGCGCGACGACCCGCTGGTGTGCGTGCTGCTGCTGGCGGGGCTCGTGTTCTTCCGGGCGGGTCAACGCAGCGGCTTCCTGGGCATCGTACGCGTCTGGGCGGCGCAGATGGTGCACCGGCGGCGCGCGGACTACTGGACCTCCCTGCTGACGGCGCCTCAGCCGGCCAAGGAGGTCCGGATATTCGGGCTCGGCGACTGGATCGGCGAACGGCACGCGGAGGAGGCGGAGGCGCATCTGGCTCCGTCGCGTCGCGCGAAGATGGCCGACATGCGCCGCCAGTGGCTCTGGTGGGCGATCGCCACCGTCATAATGACCGCCGCCGGATACGCGGTCGGCCTCCGCGCGCTCGATGGGGACGTGCCGATCGGACGGCTCAGCGGGGATCTGACCGCCGTCGTACTGCTGTTCCCGCTGTTCGCGGCTGGCGACATGGTTCTCGCGATGGAGGCCGGTCTGCCCAGGCTGCTCGCTCTTGACCGTCTGCGGCGCGCCGTTCCGGGCACCGGGCAGCCGCTCCCGGCGGCGCCCGACGCGGCGCGCGAGGTTCCGCCGGCGGTCCGGTTCGAGGGCGTGTCCTTCGCTTATCCAGGCACCGAGCGGCGGGTGCTCGACGGGATCGACCTGGAGATCAGGCCGGGCGAGGTGCTCGCCGTCGTCGGACTCAACGGTGCCGGCAAAAGCACGTTGATCAAGTTGCTGGCCGCGATGTACCCTCCGGACGCGGGCCGGATCAGCCTGGACGGCACGGACCTGTACTCGGTGGGTGCGGTCCGCTGGCGCAGGCAGTTGTCCGTGGTGTTCCAGGACTTCATCCGCTACGAGTTCTCCGCGCGTGACAACATCGCCGCCGGGGACGCGGACCACGCGGACGCCGAGGACGTCGCCTTCGCGGCGGAGCAGGCCGGGATACGCGAGCTGATCGAAGCGCTGCCGGCCGGCTGGGAGACGTCGCTGACGGCGGGAGTACGCGGCGGCGTAGACCTCTCCGGCGGGCAGTGGCAGCGCGTCGCGCTGGCCCGCGCCCTGCTCGCGGTGCGCACCGGCGCACGGGTCCTGGTGCTGGACGAGCCGACCGCGCACCTGGACGTGCACACCGAGTTCGAGGTCTTCCATCAACTGATCGAGGCGGCGCGCGGGGTCTCGGTGGTGCTGATCTCCCATCGGCTCTCCACCGTGCGCGAGGCCGATCGGATCGTGCTGATCGAGGGCGGCAAGGTGATCGAGTCCGGCTCGCACCAGGAGCTGATCGCGGCCGGCGGCGAGTACGCGCGGCTGTTCCGGCTCCAGGCCGAGCAGTTCGAGGACGCCGCGACTGAGGAAGGCGACACGGCGTCGAGCGAAGAAGAAGGCGTGTCACACGAGGCGGGAGTACGACGGTGA
- a CDS encoding DUF6193 family natural product biosynthesis protein produces MAAAWRNELEQTPHTRHGTLLMAQAAYGQPRLRALYPFYSHGALHFLTTVPPPWPRDLGEPDLPFILEGGPPYSVCTAGYAELLGEAATPEEGVALLVANLPPDVGVQADH; encoded by the coding sequence ATCGCAGCTGCCTGGCGCAATGAGCTTGAGCAGACCCCTCACACCCGCCATGGCACTCTTCTCATGGCCCAAGCTGCTTACGGACAGCCCAGGCTCCGCGCGCTGTACCCCTTCTACTCACACGGCGCCCTGCACTTCCTCACGACCGTCCCTCCACCATGGCCGCGCGATCTCGGGGAGCCAGATCTTCCGTTCATCCTCGAGGGCGGCCCGCCATACAGCGTCTGCACCGCCGGCTACGCGGAATTGCTCGGAGAGGCTGCCACGCCGGAAGAGGGAGTCGCGCTGCTCGTGGCCAACTTGCCGCCTGATGTTGGCGTGCAGGCGGATCACTAA